One window of Tenacibaculum maritimum NCIMB 2154 genomic DNA carries:
- a CDS encoding tyrosine-type recombinase/integrase, protein MLIEAFLEYVSYEKNYSKHTVLAYRKDLIAFRDFCIIEYEQEELKEIHYGQIRKWIVAMVSQKISNRSINRKISALKSFYKFLQKIEEIEINPLAKHKALKTEKKIQIPFTKEEVNQVIDNISKEESFVGTRDRLIVELLYSTGMRRIELVNLKETDVDIYSKTIKVMGKRNKERIIPLLPSVFETLKKYRKLKSKIAIKINDLLITEKGNKIYETLVYRVINTYFSSVSSKVKKSPHILRHSFATHLLNQGADLNSVKELLGHSSLASTQVYTHNNLSQLKKVYNMAHPRSDQKK, encoded by the coding sequence ATGCTGATAGAAGCTTTTTTGGAATATGTATCGTACGAAAAGAATTACTCTAAGCATACTGTGTTGGCTTATAGGAAGGATTTAATCGCATTTAGAGATTTTTGTATCATAGAATATGAACAAGAAGAGTTAAAAGAAATTCATTATGGGCAAATAAGAAAATGGATTGTAGCTATGGTAAGTCAAAAGATTTCTAATAGAAGTATTAACAGAAAGATAAGTGCATTAAAGTCATTCTATAAATTTTTGCAAAAAATAGAAGAAATAGAAATAAACCCATTAGCAAAACATAAAGCTTTAAAAACCGAAAAGAAAATACAAATACCTTTTACTAAAGAAGAGGTTAATCAAGTTATTGATAATATATCAAAAGAAGAAAGTTTTGTAGGAACAAGGGATAGATTGATTGTAGAGTTATTGTATTCAACAGGAATGAGAAGGATAGAGTTAGTCAATTTGAAAGAAACCGATGTTGATATATATAGTAAAACAATTAAAGTGATGGGGAAGAGAAATAAAGAAAGAATAATCCCGCTTTTACCTTCAGTTTTTGAAACATTAAAAAAATATCGAAAACTAAAAAGCAAAATAGCTATTAAAATCAACGACTTATTGATTACGGAAAAGGGAAATAAAATATACGAAACACTTGTTTACAGAGTAATTAATACTTACTTTAGTAGTGTCTCCTCGAAGGTCAAAAAGAGTCCGCATATTTTACGTCATTCTTTTGCTACTCATTTGCTAAATCAAGGAGCAGATTTAAACTCGGTTAAAGAATTACTAGGGCATTCAAGTTTAGCCTCTACTCAAGTATATACGCATAATAACTTGAGTCAATTAAAAAAAGTGTATAACATGGCTCACCCTAGGAGCGATCAAAAAAAGTGA
- the hpf gene encoding ribosome hibernation-promoting factor, HPF/YfiA family codes for MKVFTQSVNFNADKELVKFVETKITGLEKFHDKIVDAEVFLKVQKTSEKENKITEVKINIPGNELMVKKQTKTFEEGISIAVESLKRQLKKSKEKLRDSLVS; via the coding sequence ATGAAAGTATTTACGCAATCAGTTAATTTTAATGCTGATAAGGAGCTAGTAAAGTTTGTAGAAACTAAGATAACTGGATTAGAAAAATTCCACGATAAGATAGTAGATGCAGAGGTGTTTTTAAAAGTGCAAAAAACAAGTGAAAAAGAAAATAAGATAACAGAGGTGAAAATTAACATACCAGGAAATGAATTGATGGTGAAGAAGCAAACAAAAACGTTTGAAGAAGGTATTAGTATTGCTGTTGAATCCTTGAAAAGACAATTAAAAAAATCAAAGGAGAAATTAAGAGATTCTTTGGTGTCGTAA
- the rpsU gene encoding 30S ribosomal protein S21, with protein MLIIPVKEGENIDRALKRFKRKFDRTKTMKNLRNRKQYTKPSVARRAQRIKASYVQRLRTQEEIG; from the coding sequence ATGTTAATCATTCCAGTTAAAGAAGGTGAAAATATCGATAGAGCGTTAAAGCGTTTTAAGCGTAAATTTGACCGTACAAAAACAATGAAGAACTTACGTAACAGAAAGCAGTACACAAAACCATCTGTAGCGAGAAGAGCTCAAAGAATCAAAGCTTCTTATGTGCAAAGACTAAGAACGCAAGAAGAAATAGGTTAG